The genomic region CAGCAACCGCACATTCGCCTTGCGCACCAATGCACAGCGATACAAACGAATCTCCAGCGGCACATGCCATTGCGGCCCTCCGCACACCACCAGTTCACCGCGTGCCAACTCCGCACGCACACTCAGCTGCGGCACCCAGGCGATACCCAAGCCTTCAAGGGCCATGCTCTTGAGGCTGTCGGCCATGGCGGTTTCGTAAATGGTCGTGAAGCGCAGGGCCCGCTGGCGCAGCAGCAGATTCACCGAGCGGCCGAGGAACGCTCCGGCGCTGTAGGCGAGCAGCGGCACACTGCCCTCGCCTTCGAGGTCGAACAGCGGCTTGCCGTCGGCATCGGCAGCGCAGACCGGGAGCATCTCGGTGTTGCCCAGGTGCAGGGACGGGAAGATCTCGGCGTCCATCTGCATCGCAGCGTCGGGATCGTAGAACGCCAGCATCAGGTCGCAACCACCTTCGCGAAGAGCGTGTACCGCATCGCCGACGTTGGTGGCGACCAGTCGCGTGGCGATGTTCAGGCCCTCGTTGCGCAGCTGTGCGATCCAACGTGGGAAGAACCCCAGTGCCAGCGAGTGCGCGGCCGCCACCTGCATGACTTCGCCCTGCCCGCCTTCCAGGTGATGCAAATGGCGCAGTACTTCGCCCAGCTGTTCGACCACCGTGCGCGCGGTCACCAGAAACAGCTGCCCCGCCGCCGTCAACTCCACTGGCGTACGCGAGCGGTTGACCAGGGTCAGGCCCAACGCGGCCTCAAGGCTACGGATACGGCGGCTGAACGCCGGTTGGGTGACAAAGCGCCGTTCCGCTGCCTGGGAAAAACTGCGGGTGGCCGCCAGGGCGCTGAAGTCTTCCAGCCATTTGCTCTCAAGGTTCATCACTTCCTCCCAAGGGTATGCACCATTTTGGCACACACGCCCGCCATCATAGCTGGGTCACATCCACATTATGCCGTTTGTGCATAGGCCAGTGCTTAACAGCATTGGCCCAAAAAGTTCTACAAGCCTAGCATTCGCAGCGTTCCGGCCAGTTCCGGGTCCATATCGAGATGATTTCCGTCATGTCCTCTGCTGCATCTTTCCGTACAGAAAAAGACCTGCTTGGCGTACTCGAAGTACCTGCTCAAGCGTATTACGGCATCCAGACCCTGCGAGCGGTGAATAATTTCCGCCTCTCGGGCGTTCCGATTTCGCATTACCCGAAATTGGTGGTCGGCCTGGCGATGGTCAAGCAAGCAGCGGCGGACGCCAACCGCGAACTGGGACAGCTCAGCGATGCCAAGCACGCTGCCATCAGCGAAGCTTGTGCCCGCCTGATCCGCGGCGATTTCCACGAAGAATTCGTGGTGGACATGATTCAAGGCGGCGCCGGCACTTCAACCAACATGAATGCCAACGAAGTCATCGCCAACATCGCGTTGGAGGCCATGGGTCACCAGAAGGGCGAGTACCAGTACCTGCATCCCAACAACGACGTGAACATGGCGCAGTCGACCAACGACGCCTATCCGACTGCGATCCGCCTGGGTCTGCTGTTGGGCCACGACGCACTGCTGGCCAGCCTCGACAGCCTGATCCAGGCGTTCGCCGCCAAAGGCGCCGAGTTCAGCCATGTGCTGAAAATGGGTCGCACCCAATTGCAAGACGCCGTGCCGATGACCCTCGGCCAGGAATTCCGCGCCTTCGCCACCACCCTGGGTGAAGACCTGGCCCGCCTGAAAACCCTGGCGCCGGAGCTGCTCACCGAAGTCAACCTGGGCGGCACAGCCATCGGTACCGGCATCAACGCTGACCCGCGTTACCAGGCCCTGGCCGTACAACGCCTGGCGACCATCAGCGGCCAGCCGCTGGTGCCGGCAGCCGACCTGATCGAAGCCACCTCCGACATGGGCGCCTTCGTGCTGTTCTCCGGCATGCTCAAGCGTACCGCGGTGAAGCTGTCGAAGATCTGCAACGACCTGCGCCTGCTGTCCAGCGGCCCACGTACCGGCATCAACGAGATCAACCTACCGGCGCGCCAGCCAGGCAGCTCGATCATGCCCGGCAAGGTCAACCCGGTGATCCCGGAAGCGGTCAACCAGGTGGCGTTCCAAGTCATCGGCAACGACCTGGCCCTGACCATGGCAGCCGAAGGCGGCCAACTGCAACTGAACGTGATGGAGCCGCTGATCGCCTTCAAGATCTTCGATTCGATCCGTCTGCTGCAACGCGCCATGGACATGCTGCGCGAGCATTGCATCGTCGGCATCACCGCCAACGAAGCCCGCTGCCGCGAACTGGTGGAGCACTCCATCGGCCTGGTCACCGCGCTGAACCCCTACATCGGCTATGAAAACGCCACCCGCATTGCGCGTATCGCCCTTGAAAGCGGCCGCGGCGTGCTGGAACTGGTGCGTGAGGAAGGCTTGCTCGACGACGCCATGCTCGACGACATCCTGCGCCCCGAAAACATGATCGCTCCACGCCTGGTCCCGTTGAAGGCCTAAGCGTTTGTTACACCGCTCACCAGGTTGAGGGACTAGACACCTCTCACCTTTTGAGGGCCTGAAGGCTCGTTCTTCAGGCCCTTTTTTTTGCCTCAAGGTTGTGAAATGAAGCCCATAAAAACTCCAATATCGCCCTGCAAACCCACCTTGCTTGCCACCGCGTGGCTGAAACCTTTAATCAGCCCGTGCAGACGGATCAGTCTCGCCTAGGTATAGTGCCGCCCCTCTCGCGTCTGCGGCCATCGGTAACGAGGCCCGGGTACCACGCGACACCGCATGAATAACAACACCCGCAAAAGGATTGGGGTCGAACGGTCGTGCACTGCCTGGTGCCATACGACGTGTCGAACCGTCCTGCGTTTGCCATCAGAAAAATCAGCGAGGAACACTCCATGCTCGAAGTCATCAACGACTTCCTCTCAGGGAAAGTACTGATCGTGCTCATAGTCGGGCTCGGCGGTTATTTCACGATCCGCTCGCGTTTCGTTCAACTGCGCCACTTTTTCCATATGTTCTCGGTGTTTAAAGACAGCCTGAAGAGCAGTGCCGGCCAACTCAGCTCGTTCCAGGCGCTGATGCTCAGCCTGGCGGGCCGCGTGGGTGCCGGTAACATTGCAGGCGTCGGTATTGCCGTGACCCTGGGTGGCCCGGGCGCCGTGTTCTGGATGTGGGTCACCGCACTGGTGGGCATGTCCTCGAGCTTTATCGAGTGCTCCCTTGGCCAGTTGTACAAGCGCACCGACGCCGAAGGCACCTACCGTGGCGGCCCGGCGTATTACATCCAGCATGGCCTGCACAAGCGCTGGCTGGGCATGGTCATGGCGTTCCTGCTGCTGGTGACCTTCGGCTTTGCCTTCAACGGCCTGCAAGCCCACGCCGTGACCCATTCGCTGAACAATGCCTTCGGCCTCGACACCACTTACACCGGCCTCGCGCTGGCGGTGTTGCTGGGCCTGGTGTTCATCGGCGGGATCAAGCGTATCGCCTCGATCGCCGACTTGCTGGTGCCGGTCAAGACCCTGGTTTACATCGCCGTGACCCTGTACGTGATCGTGCTGCAATTCGACCACGTGCCCGCCATGCTCGCGACCATCGTCAAGAGCGCGTTCGGCCTCGACCAAGCCTTCGGCGGCCTGGTCGGCAGCGCGATCATCATGGGTGTGAAGCGCGGCGTGTTCGCCAACGAAGCAGGTTTAGGCAGTGCGCCTAACGTGGCGGCAGTCGCTTCGGTAGAACACCCGATTGCCCAAGGTGTGGTGCAAGCGTTCAGCGTGTTCCTCGACACATTCATCATCTGTACCTGCACCGCGTTGCTGATCCTGCTTTCCGGTTTCTACACGCCGGGCTTTGAAGGCGATGGCATTGCCCTGACCCAGAACTCCCTGGCGGCGGTGGTCGGTGACTGGGGCCGGATGTTTATCTCCGTGGCCCTGGCGTTGTTCGTGTTCACCTCGATCATGTACAACTACTACCTGGGCGAGAGCAACCTGCGCTTCCTGGTCGGCAATAACCGCAAGGTGCTGATGGGCTACCGCGCATTGGTACTGGTGCTGATCTTCTGGGGTTCCATCGAGAACCTGAGCACCGTGTTCGCCTTCGCCGACATCACCATGACCATGCTGGCCTTCGTCAACCTGTTCGCCCTGGCGTTCCTGTTCAAGATCGCCATGCGCATCCTGAACGACTACGACAACCAGCGTGCGGCAGGCATCAAGACCCCGGTGTTCGATTCCAGCCAGTTCCCTGACCTGGACCTGGACCGCAAAGCCTGGCCGGCCAACCCGGTAAAACCGGAGCCTGCCATGCAAGCCACTGCTGAATCGGTCGCCCAAACGCAACGTTAAGCGTAGATAGATGACACGCCGCCCGGCCTTGGGCATGCTCTGGGCCCGGCGGCGTTTTTCGTTCAGGAGACTTTTCAATGCAACCAGCTAATAACGTCATGGTGCTCTACACCGGTGGCACCATCGGCATGCAGGCCAGCGCCAATGGCCTGGCCCCGGCGTCGGGTTTTGAAGCACGCATGCGCGAACA from Pseudomonas synxantha harbors:
- a CDS encoding LysR substrate-binding domain-containing protein — its product is MNLESKWLEDFSALAATRSFSQAAERRFVTQPAFSRRIRSLEAALGLTLVNRSRTPVELTAAGQLFLVTARTVVEQLGEVLRHLHHLEGGQGEVMQVAAAHSLALGFFPRWIAQLRNEGLNIATRLVATNVGDAVHALREGGCDLMLAFYDPDAAMQMDAEIFPSLHLGNTEMLPVCAADADGKPLFDLEGEGSVPLLAYSAGAFLGRSVNLLLRQRALRFTTIYETAMADSLKSMALEGLGIAWVPQLSVRAELARGELVVCGGPQWHVPLEIRLYRCALVRKANVRLLWRKLEGGAAQST
- the aspA gene encoding aspartate ammonia-lyase; protein product: MSSAASFRTEKDLLGVLEVPAQAYYGIQTLRAVNNFRLSGVPISHYPKLVVGLAMVKQAAADANRELGQLSDAKHAAISEACARLIRGDFHEEFVVDMIQGGAGTSTNMNANEVIANIALEAMGHQKGEYQYLHPNNDVNMAQSTNDAYPTAIRLGLLLGHDALLASLDSLIQAFAAKGAEFSHVLKMGRTQLQDAVPMTLGQEFRAFATTLGEDLARLKTLAPELLTEVNLGGTAIGTGINADPRYQALAVQRLATISGQPLVPAADLIEATSDMGAFVLFSGMLKRTAVKLSKICNDLRLLSSGPRTGINEINLPARQPGSSIMPGKVNPVIPEAVNQVAFQVIGNDLALTMAAEGGQLQLNVMEPLIAFKIFDSIRLLQRAMDMLREHCIVGITANEARCRELVEHSIGLVTALNPYIGYENATRIARIALESGRGVLELVREEGLLDDAMLDDILRPENMIAPRLVPLKA
- a CDS encoding alanine/glycine:cation symporter family protein encodes the protein MLEVINDFLSGKVLIVLIVGLGGYFTIRSRFVQLRHFFHMFSVFKDSLKSSAGQLSSFQALMLSLAGRVGAGNIAGVGIAVTLGGPGAVFWMWVTALVGMSSSFIECSLGQLYKRTDAEGTYRGGPAYYIQHGLHKRWLGMVMAFLLLVTFGFAFNGLQAHAVTHSLNNAFGLDTTYTGLALAVLLGLVFIGGIKRIASIADLLVPVKTLVYIAVTLYVIVLQFDHVPAMLATIVKSAFGLDQAFGGLVGSAIIMGVKRGVFANEAGLGSAPNVAAVASVEHPIAQGVVQAFSVFLDTFIICTCTALLILLSGFYTPGFEGDGIALTQNSLAAVVGDWGRMFISVALALFVFTSIMYNYYLGESNLRFLVGNNRKVLMGYRALVLVLIFWGSIENLSTVFAFADITMTMLAFVNLFALAFLFKIAMRILNDYDNQRAAGIKTPVFDSSQFPDLDLDRKAWPANPVKPEPAMQATAESVAQTQR